Proteins from a single region of Pseudodesulfovibrio portus:
- a CDS encoding OmpA/MotB family protein: MRENGKRFTGDFTSFDQFEERASVRGMQDWAVPWADLMMVMFVLFVVLFIYAGAHKDVKILFSSQSAAEARATSAIDPLIGLIGQIASRAAAGGSGDVVGMTDARVLYRSRANGISVVQEGPGRVRISLRGALFFDEKSSDLKPEAGQYLDEIAKVVSLNVGTVHVVGFADESESQGAASFALSTDRASDVAGYFISRFNIEPKRIVITGRGAYQPELPETSEANRASNRRVEIVIVNQS, translated from the coding sequence ATGCGAGAAAACGGAAAACGGTTCACAGGGGATTTTACGTCATTTGACCAGTTTGAAGAAAGGGCTTCGGTTCGCGGCATGCAGGACTGGGCCGTGCCGTGGGCCGACCTGATGATGGTCATGTTCGTGCTGTTCGTGGTGTTGTTCATCTACGCCGGGGCGCACAAGGACGTAAAGATCCTGTTCAGCAGCCAGAGTGCGGCGGAGGCCAGGGCAACCAGCGCCATAGATCCGCTCATCGGTCTCATCGGCCAGATTGCCAGCCGTGCGGCTGCGGGCGGGAGCGGCGACGTGGTCGGCATGACCGATGCCCGCGTGCTGTATCGTTCCCGGGCCAACGGCATTTCCGTGGTCCAGGAGGGGCCGGGGCGAGTCCGCATATCCCTGCGCGGAGCGTTGTTCTTTGACGAGAAGTCCAGCGACCTCAAGCCCGAGGCCGGGCAGTATCTCGACGAGATCGCGAAAGTGGTCAGCCTCAATGTGGGTACCGTGCACGTGGTCGGTTTCGCTGACGAGAGCGAGTCGCAGGGGGCCGCAAGTTTCGCCCTGTCCACGGACCGGGCTTCCGACGTGGCCGGGTATTTCATTTCGCGCTTCAACATCGAGCCCAAGCGGATCGTGATCACCGGCCGGGGGGCGTACCAGCCTGAGCTGCCGGAAACGTCCGAGGCCAACAGGGCTTCCAACCGACGAGTCGAAATCGTCATCGTCAACCAAAGCTGA
- a CDS encoding Maf family protein, producing the protein MKNTTNGPFTASSPIILASGSPRRRELLSDLGLEFTVEPSSAEEPLPNPGEKPLEYVLRMAEMKTLDVARNHQGMTILGADTIVVLENRIMGKPSGKLDALDMLTALSGQTHQVVTGFCLVLPDGSRLSRAVSTDVDMRVSTEAELMGYIETGEPMDKAGAYAIQGIGTFLVTAIRGSYTNVVGLPLSRVLDALLSQGIAVTRY; encoded by the coding sequence ATGAAGAACACCACAAACGGGCCTTTCACGGCCTCAAGCCCCATCATCCTGGCCTCGGGTTCTCCCCGGCGCAGGGAATTGCTCTCGGACCTCGGACTGGAGTTCACGGTGGAACCGAGTTCAGCCGAGGAACCCCTGCCGAATCCGGGCGAAAAACCGCTCGAATATGTGCTGCGCATGGCCGAGATGAAAACCCTGGACGTGGCCCGAAACCACCAAGGGATGACGATTCTGGGAGCGGACACCATCGTGGTCCTGGAAAACCGCATCATGGGCAAGCCTTCCGGCAAACTGGACGCCCTGGATATGCTCACCGCCCTTTCCGGCCAGACCCATCAGGTCGTCACCGGCTTCTGCCTGGTCCTGCCCGACGGCTCCAGGCTCTCCAGGGCGGTCAGCACGGACGTGGATATGCGCGTTTCCACTGAAGCCGAACTCATGGGCTACATAGAAACCGGCGAACCCATGGACAAGGCCGGAGCCTATGCCATCCAGGGTATCGGAACCTTCCTGGTCACGGCCATCCGGGGCTCGTATACGAATGTGGTCGGGCTGCCGCTGTCGAGAGTGCTGGACGCACTGCTCTCCCAAGGCATTGCAGTCACCCGATACTGA
- a CDS encoding BMP family ABC transporter substrate-binding protein: MKKMLKLFGVSVACAAMLMLFACGEAPQEKKAEEPAKTEEAAAPAKEEPKTIKAGFVYVSPVGDAGYSYAHDLGRKAVDELDWAETSFVESVPEGADSERVIRNMARKGFDIIFTTSFGYMDPTIKVAKEFPDAKFMHCSGFKKSENVSNYFGRIYQARYLTGLVAGAMTKSNKLGYVAAFPIPEVIRGINAYTLGVRKANPEAEVRVVWTKTWYDPALEKDAAKSLLDAGCDVIAQHQDSPAAQEAAQEAGAYSVGYNSDMSSFAPKAHLTSAVWNWAPMYIKMMEEVRDGSWKGDESMWWSLQDGVVDIAPFGPMVPEDVKTSVEAERAKLAAGEDTIFAGPIKNQAGEVVVPEGSASNDGELLGMNWFVEGVVGTVK, encoded by the coding sequence ATGAAAAAAATGCTGAAACTGTTTGGTGTATCCGTTGCCTGCGCGGCGATGCTGATGCTGTTCGCGTGCGGTGAAGCCCCCCAGGAAAAAAAGGCCGAAGAGCCTGCCAAGACCGAAGAGGCCGCCGCCCCGGCCAAGGAAGAGCCCAAGACCATCAAGGCCGGGTTCGTCTATGTTTCCCCGGTCGGCGACGCCGGTTACTCCTACGCCCACGACTTGGGCCGCAAGGCCGTCGACGAGCTGGATTGGGCCGAGACCTCCTTTGTCGAGTCCGTCCCCGAGGGTGCCGACTCCGAGCGCGTCATCCGCAACATGGCCCGCAAGGGTTTCGATATCATTTTCACCACCAGCTTCGGCTACATGGACCCGACCATCAAGGTGGCCAAGGAATTTCCTGACGCCAAGTTCATGCATTGCTCCGGCTTCAAGAAGTCCGAAAATGTCTCCAACTACTTCGGTCGCATCTATCAGGCGCGCTACCTGACCGGCCTTGTCGCCGGTGCCATGACCAAGAGCAACAAGCTCGGCTACGTGGCCGCTTTCCCGATTCCCGAAGTCATTCGCGGCATCAACGCCTACACTCTGGGCGTCCGCAAGGCCAATCCCGAAGCCGAGGTCCGCGTGGTCTGGACCAAGACCTGGTATGATCCGGCTCTGGAAAAGGACGCCGCCAAGTCCCTGCTCGACGCCGGTTGCGACGTGATCGCCCAGCATCAGGACTCCCCGGCCGCACAGGAAGCCGCTCAGGAAGCGGGTGCCTACTCCGTGGGCTACAACTCCGACATGTCTTCCTTTGCTCCCAAGGCGCACCTGACTTCCGCCGTCTGGAACTGGGCTCCCATGTACATCAAGATGATGGAAGAGGTTCGCGACGGTTCCTGGAAGGGTGACGAATCCATGTGGTGGTCCCTTCAGGACGGCGTCGTGGACATCGCTCCCTTCGGTCCCATGGTTCCCGAGGATGTGAAGACCTCCGTCGAGGCAGAGCGCGCCAAGCTGGCAGCCGGTGAGGACACTATCTTCGCCGGTCCCATCAAGAACCAGGCCGGTGAGGTTGTTGTCCCCGAGGGCTCCGCGTCCAACGACGGCGAACTGCTCGGCATGAACTGGTTCGTGGAAGGCGTTGTCGGCACCGTCAAATAG
- a CDS encoding dihydrolipoyl dehydrogenase family protein, with translation MAEYDYDIGVIGGGAAGLTVASGTSQLGLKAVLIERAPKLGGDCLHTGCVPSKTLIRTAGVYHRMKHAGRFGLPEVDLPPVDMAKVNARIRSVIDTIQVHDSEERFCGLGVKVVFGEAVFEDDHVVDCSGTRISARFWVIATGSSPAVPAIPGLADADFLTNENLFDLDTLPGSMVVLGGGPIGCEMAQAFSRLGSDVRILQRNCQLLPAADEDMAAVILDALQGEGVAVDLCAATSAVRRVPGGVEVEYARDGETRVARAERLLVSAGRSPNVGGLKLEHCGVEYDSKGVKTDNRLRTSQKHIFAAGDVLGRYQFTHAAGYEGGIVIANVAFRLPRKTDYTWLPWCTYTDPELAGVGICEKQAKAQGIEYAVWEENFADNDRALAEGGTEGKIKLVLDRKEKPLGVQVAGIHAGELAGEWVAALNARMSLSSLASAVHPYPTVAEINKRVAGKVLSSKLFSDKVRKTLSFIFDYKGRACTLD, from the coding sequence GTGGCTGAATACGACTATGACATCGGCGTGATCGGCGGCGGGGCCGCCGGGCTGACCGTGGCTTCGGGCACGTCCCAGCTGGGGCTGAAAGCCGTGCTCATCGAGCGCGCTCCCAAGCTGGGCGGCGACTGCCTGCACACGGGGTGCGTACCGAGCAAGACATTGATCCGGACCGCCGGGGTGTATCATCGCATGAAGCATGCCGGGCGATTCGGCCTGCCCGAGGTGGACCTGCCGCCCGTGGACATGGCCAAGGTCAATGCGCGCATCCGGTCGGTCATCGACACCATCCAGGTGCACGACTCCGAAGAGCGGTTCTGCGGACTCGGTGTCAAGGTCGTGTTCGGGGAGGCCGTATTCGAAGACGACCATGTGGTGGACTGCTCCGGGACCCGCATCAGCGCGAGGTTCTGGGTCATCGCCACGGGCTCTTCTCCGGCCGTGCCGGCCATCCCGGGCCTGGCAGACGCGGATTTCCTGACCAACGAAAACCTGTTCGATCTGGATACGCTGCCCGGCTCCATGGTCGTGCTCGGCGGCGGTCCCATCGGCTGCGAGATGGCCCAGGCCTTCAGCAGGCTGGGGTCCGATGTCCGCATTCTGCAGCGGAACTGCCAACTGCTGCCCGCAGCGGACGAGGACATGGCGGCCGTGATCCTCGATGCGCTCCAGGGCGAGGGCGTGGCCGTTGACCTGTGCGCGGCCACTTCGGCTGTCCGGCGGGTGCCGGGCGGGGTGGAGGTGGAGTACGCGCGCGACGGGGAAACCCGCGTGGCTCGGGCGGAAAGGCTTCTGGTCTCCGCCGGGCGGTCGCCCAACGTGGGCGGGCTGAAGTTGGAACACTGCGGTGTTGAATACGATTCCAAGGGTGTGAAGACCGACAACCGTCTGCGCACCAGCCAAAAGCATATTTTTGCCGCCGGAGACGTGCTTGGCAGATACCAGTTCACCCACGCCGCCGGATACGAGGGGGGCATCGTCATCGCCAACGTTGCGTTCCGGTTGCCGAGAAAAACGGACTACACCTGGCTGCCCTGGTGCACCTATACCGATCCCGAGTTGGCGGGCGTGGGCATTTGCGAGAAGCAGGCCAAGGCGCAGGGCATCGAGTATGCGGTATGGGAGGAGAACTTCGCCGACAACGATCGCGCGTTGGCCGAGGGCGGAACAGAAGGCAAGATCAAGCTCGTCCTGGACCGGAAGGAAAAACCGCTCGGCGTGCAGGTCGCAGGCATCCATGCGGGCGAATTGGCGGGCGAGTGGGTGGCGGCCCTGAACGCCCGGATGTCCCTGTCCTCCCTGGCCTCGGCCGTTCATCCCTATCCCACGGTGGCGGAGATAAACAAGCGCGTGGCGGGCAAGGTCTTGTCGAGCAAATTGTTTTCGGACAAGGTGCGAAAGACGCTCAGTTTCATCTTTGATTACAAAGGCAGGGCCTGCACGCTTGATTAA
- a CDS encoding DinB family protein: MMSDAFSPEIQAILSSLYGSPAILEELLLSIPADALNQKRGQGFWSLHEHAAHLADVQPMILERLRRITSEDMAEFVPFIPGEDETAESPALPSVEMILTRFRSVRQEQVELLEKAGESAWEKRAIHPEYDQYGQLILARHILMHDHWHMYRMEELWLTKDEFLTKLEG; this comes from the coding sequence ATGATGTCAGACGCCTTTTCCCCCGAGATCCAGGCCATTCTCTCCAGCCTTTACGGCTCGCCGGCCATATTGGAAGAACTTCTCCTTTCCATCCCGGCCGATGCGCTGAACCAGAAACGCGGCCAGGGCTTTTGGTCCCTCCACGAACACGCCGCACACCTGGCGGATGTTCAGCCCATGATTCTTGAACGGTTGCGCCGCATCACCTCCGAAGACATGGCCGAGTTCGTGCCGTTCATCCCCGGAGAGGACGAAACGGCCGAATCTCCCGCGCTGCCTTCCGTTGAAATGATCCTGACGCGGTTCCGATCCGTCCGCCAGGAACAGGTCGAACTCCTGGAAAAGGCCGGGGAGTCTGCATGGGAAAAACGCGCCATCCACCCTGAATATGATCAATACGGCCAGCTTATCCTGGCCCGCCACATCCTCATGCACGACCACTGGCACATGTACCGGATGGAAGAATTGTGGCTGACCAAGGACGAATTCCTGACCAAGCTAGAAGGGTAG
- a CDS encoding glucokinase, translated as MARILASDIGGTNSRFALFETDGKTLEMVDSIWLETHGAPTFPELMEQLWDSDFSASPGDFAAAVLAPAGAVYGGVTCPNLPNAPWGIDVREVDFGTKTVCLINDFSAQAYACRTSAVVGARDIQPGEGVDRDPIGVIGAGTGLGYSALIWAESRWTALPSEGGHMSFPFIGKEEAEYAEFNRRESGRNWPEGDSVVTGLGLRLVHKFLTGEDLAPKEISAKLTPDSETARWYARFYGRACRNWAIGVMARGGFYIAGGIAAKNPMFVEIPEFMAEFHNSHVYQDFLNSVPVRLNTNQESGLYGAGFYGMQLLGG; from the coding sequence ATGGCACGAATTCTGGCATCGGACATCGGCGGCACCAACAGCCGTTTCGCCTTGTTCGAGACCGACGGCAAAACCCTTGAGATGGTGGATTCCATCTGGCTGGAAACCCATGGCGCGCCCACGTTCCCCGAGTTGATGGAACAGTTGTGGGACAGTGACTTTTCGGCCTCTCCGGGGGATTTCGCGGCTGCTGTCCTTGCCCCGGCCGGGGCGGTTTATGGTGGCGTGACCTGTCCCAACCTGCCCAACGCCCCCTGGGGCATCGACGTGCGAGAAGTGGACTTCGGCACGAAAACGGTTTGCCTGATCAACGATTTCTCCGCCCAGGCCTATGCCTGCCGCACTTCGGCGGTCGTCGGGGCCAGGGACATCCAGCCGGGCGAGGGGGTGGATCGCGATCCCATCGGCGTCATCGGTGCCGGGACCGGCCTGGGGTATTCCGCGCTGATCTGGGCCGAGAGCCGCTGGACCGCGCTTCCCAGCGAAGGCGGGCACATGTCCTTTCCCTTCATCGGAAAGGAAGAGGCCGAGTACGCCGAGTTCAACCGAAGGGAGAGCGGCCGCAACTGGCCGGAGGGCGACTCCGTGGTCACGGGGCTGGGGCTCAGGCTGGTGCACAAGTTCCTGACCGGCGAGGACCTGGCACCCAAGGAAATATCGGCCAAACTCACGCCCGACAGTGAAACCGCCAGGTGGTACGCCCGTTTCTACGGACGAGCCTGTCGCAACTGGGCCATCGGTGTCATGGCGCGGGGCGGCTTCTACATCGCGGGCGGCATTGCGGCCAAGAACCCCATGTTTGTCGAGATCCCCGAGTTCATGGCCGAGTTCCACAATTCCCACGTGTACCAGGATTTCCTGAATTCCGTGCCGGTTCGGCTCAACACCAACCAGGAAAGCGGGCTGTACGGGGCCGGTTTCTACGGCATGCAGCTGCTGGGCGGGTAG
- a CDS encoding motility protein A produces MSRKNIFGIILSLAIFVCSFMLTGAAGAYFNLAAFLVVISGLAAAMLISYPVKHVKNAFTVAKNAYRNGQASAEEIVHTLLDLSVKSKVDGVLSLERSEAKATTSFLKNGLILLVDNYKEDEIRECLSTEMDFFNLRRQQSERFFSNMARTAPAFGVAGSVIGLIGLLMGINDTAVILKNIPVAFISTLYGLILSNLVFSPIAENINHHTRAELLNQKLVLEGIVAISKEQNSYKLERKLASFLSPSEREGKTETLRRITRKYVQKKQQPVELSDMVMPGEPSAAETEAA; encoded by the coding sequence ATGAGCAGGAAAAACATTTTCGGCATTATTTTGAGCCTCGCCATTTTCGTGTGCAGCTTCATGCTCACCGGGGCAGCCGGTGCCTACTTCAACCTGGCCGCCTTCCTGGTGGTCATATCCGGCCTGGCAGCGGCCATGCTGATCAGCTACCCGGTCAAGCACGTCAAGAACGCCTTCACCGTTGCCAAGAACGCCTACAGGAACGGGCAGGCTTCGGCAGAGGAGATCGTCCACACCCTGCTCGATCTGTCGGTGAAGTCCAAGGTGGACGGCGTGCTTTCACTGGAGCGGTCCGAGGCAAAGGCTACCACTTCGTTCCTGAAAAACGGGCTGATCCTCCTGGTGGACAACTACAAGGAGGATGAAATCCGCGAGTGCCTGAGCACGGAGATGGACTTTTTCAACCTGCGCCGCCAGCAGAGCGAGCGGTTCTTTTCGAATATGGCCCGCACGGCCCCGGCTTTCGGCGTGGCCGGAAGCGTCATCGGGCTCATCGGCCTGCTCATGGGGATCAACGACACCGCCGTCATCCTCAAGAACATTCCCGTGGCCTTCATTTCCACCCTCTACGGCTTGATCCTGAGCAATCTCGTGTTTTCGCCCATCGCCGAGAACATCAACCATCATACGCGGGCGGAGCTCTTGAACCAGAAGCTCGTCCTGGAAGGAATCGTGGCCATCAGCAAGGAGCAGAACTCCTACAAGCTGGAGCGCAAGCTGGCCTCCTTCCTGTCGCCCTCGGAACGCGAAGGCAAGACCGAGACCCTGCGCCGCATCACCCGCAAGTACGTGCAGAAAAAGCAGCAGCCCGTGGAGCTCTCCGACATGGTCATGCCCGGCGAGCCGAGTGCGGCAGAGACCGAAGCCGCATAG
- the gpt gene encoding xanthine phosphoribosyltransferase: MGKDRYQKMFPVSWEQLHRDCRALSWRLVEKGPWKGILAITRGGLVPAAIIARELDLHLIDTVCLSSYDWKEQGSANILKKVDMDGEGWLLIDDLVDTGKTAKIVRDMVPKAHFATVYAKPEGRPLVETFITEVSQDTWILFPWDAGSQFVEPIVQVNE, from the coding sequence ATGGGTAAAGACAGATACCAGAAGATGTTCCCTGTTTCCTGGGAGCAATTGCACCGGGACTGCCGGGCATTGTCCTGGAGACTTGTGGAAAAGGGGCCGTGGAAAGGCATACTGGCCATCACCCGCGGCGGTCTGGTCCCGGCGGCCATCATCGCCCGTGAGCTGGACCTGCATCTTATCGACACCGTCTGCCTTTCTTCCTACGACTGGAAGGAGCAGGGTTCGGCCAATATCCTCAAGAAAGTGGATATGGACGGCGAGGGCTGGTTGCTCATCGACGACCTGGTGGACACGGGAAAGACGGCCAAGATCGTTCGCGACATGGTCCCCAAGGCGCATTTCGCCACGGTCTATGCCAAGCCCGAGGGACGTCCCCTGGTGGAGACCTTCATCACCGAGGTCAGCCAGGACACCTGGATTCTGTTCCCGTGGGATGCCGGTTCACAGTTTGTGGAGCCCATTGTTCAGGTCAATGAATAA
- a CDS encoding TVP38/TMEM64 family protein, with protein sequence MASATTRKVLIAVVIVGLIAAYFLLDLGQYFSLEYVKASRDRFQALYAEHAASTLAVYFFIYVTATALSLPAAAVLTLVGGALFGLVTGVIVASFASTIGAALAFLASRYLFRDYVQRKFGDKLSAVNRGVEKDGPFYLFTLRLVPVFPFFAINTLMALTPMRLFTYFWVSQIGMLPGTVVYVNAGRELGRIDSLSGLLSPGLILSFVIIGLFPLVARKGLDWLQARRNRG encoded by the coding sequence ATGGCGAGTGCGACGACCAGGAAAGTGCTGATCGCCGTTGTGATCGTCGGCCTGATCGCGGCCTATTTTCTGCTCGACCTGGGCCAGTATTTTTCCCTTGAATACGTCAAGGCGTCCCGAGACCGGTTTCAGGCGCTGTATGCCGAGCACGCCGCCTCGACCCTCGCCGTCTACTTCTTCATATATGTGACGGCCACGGCCCTTTCCCTGCCTGCGGCGGCGGTCCTCACCCTGGTGGGCGGGGCGTTGTTCGGGCTGGTCACGGGCGTGATCGTGGCCTCCTTTGCCAGCACCATTGGTGCGGCCCTGGCCTTTCTCGCCTCACGCTACCTGTTCCGCGACTATGTGCAGCGAAAGTTCGGCGACAAGCTGTCGGCGGTCAACCGGGGCGTGGAAAAGGACGGCCCGTTCTATCTCTTCACCCTGCGGCTGGTGCCGGTCTTTCCATTTTTTGCCATCAACACGCTCATGGCCCTGACGCCCATGCGGCTCTTCACCTATTTTTGGGTCTCGCAGATCGGCATGCTGCCGGGCACCGTAGTCTATGTGAACGCGGGCCGGGAGCTGGGGCGCATAGATTCACTTTCCGGGCTGCTGTCGCCCGGCCTGATCCTGTCGTTCGTCATCATAGGCCTGTTCCCTCTGGTCGCCCGCAAGGGACTGGACTGGCTGCAGGCAAGGAGGAACCGTGGCTGA